The genome window TGCTCGAGGTCGCCGTCGAGCCTGACGACCGGCGGCTGGCCGAGCTTGAGGTGGACGTCGCTGGCGCCGCCGTCGACGGCGCGCCGAAGGAGGGCGATGAGATCGATCACGGCCGACTCTGCATCGGCAGCGAGCCTCGATTGCTTTAGAGCGCCGTGGGCTCTACGCGCGCGCCCTGCGGGCGATCAGCCGCAGCGGCGCCCGGGCGAGGCCGCGGGCCTCGTCGGGATGGCCGACGTCTCCGCGCAGCAGCCCGGCGACGACGCCGAAGACCCCGGGTGAACGGGCGGCCCAGAAGCAGAGCGCCGGACTGCGGTCGAGAGCGCGCTTGGCGGCCCAGGAGGCGCCGGCATGGTGGTCGAGCGCGGCGGCGAGCGCTCGCGGGTAGTCGCCGATCGCCTCCGCGAGGATCGCCTCCGCCGCAAGGCGCGCCGAGGTGAACGCCTCGTACATGCCGTCGCCGGAGAGCGGGTCGACGAGCCCGGCGGCGTCCCCGACGAGGAGGACGCGATCCGCCGCCGGCGTCGCCCGGCCGGGGCGGCGCATGGGGAGCCGGTGGCCGCGCACCTCGGCGAGCGCCGCCGGGGCGACGCCGTGCGCCCGGGCGAGGCGGGCGAGATGGTCGCGCAGCAGCGGGCCCTCGCTCCCCCAGCCGCCGACGCCGAGGTTCGCGTGGTCGCCCTTGGGGAACACCCAGCCGTACCCGCCGGCCGGCTGGCCGAGCTCGACGACGGCAGTCCGTTCGTAGCGCTCGCGGGGCAGCGCCTCCCAGGCGACGTTTCCCTCGAGCGCGACGCCGTGCTCGATGCCGCCGGCGAGACCGGCAGAGCGTACGACGACGCCGTTCGCCCCGTCTGCGCCGACGATCGCGCCCGCGTGGACACGTACGCCGCCGACGGTGGCCGAGACGCCGTCGCGGCCGATTTCGACGTCGTCGACCCGCGACCCGTCGCGGAAGTCGGCGCCCGCGGCCTGGGCCTGCTCGGCGAGGTAGGCGTCGAGGCGGCGCCGCCGGGTCATCAGGATCAGCGGCGACTCGCTCGCGCGGGTGAACGAGCGTCCGAAGCGCAGGCGCAGCTCGAAGCGGTCGACGACGTGCTCGACCACGGCCGAGACGTCGCACGGCGCCTGGCGCAGCGCCCGCCCGGTGAGGCCGCCGCCGCACGGCTTGTCGCGCGGGAAGCGGGCGCGGTCGGCGAGCAGCACGCGCGCGCCGGCGCGGGCGAGGTGGATCGCCGTGGCCGATCCGGCCGGGCCCGCGCCGACGACGAGGACGTCGTGCCGCTCCACGCCGCGATTCTACGGCGAGGGGCCGAAGCTGCCGCCCACCCGCGTCCGGCCGCGGAGAGGCGGCTACAATGCCGGCTCGCTCGCAGGGGTTCCCGAGTGGCCAAAGGGGGCGGGCTGTAAACCCGCTGGCTCAGCCTTCAGAGGTTCGAATCCTCTCCCCTGCATCGGCGGTGGGGATCGGGCACAGCTCGATCCCCACCGCCGCTGCCGTCCACCCGCACGCCGTATACTCGCTTTGCCCGGAAGACCTCCGGGCGACATGGAACTCAGCGAAGCCCGGTGCGATTCCGGCGCTGTCCCGCAACTGTGATGCCCCTTCGGGGGATGAGCCAGGCCGCCTGAGCCATGTCGACGGACACGACCCTCGGAGGAAGGGCGGTTCGTGCAGCGGTGAAGCTGCCGGGCTCTCCCCGATCCTCCCGAAACGGAGGATTTTTCTTGGCTCGAGGCAGGATCGCCGTAGCCCTGGCCGGCAGAGGATGCCTGTGCTGATGGTGCAGGGAGTACGGAGCCCCGCCCGCAAGCGCCCGCACGCGGAGCGCCTGTGAGCGCGTCTCGCGATCGGATCGCGCGGCCGTCGCTTCCGGACGGCTTCGACGACTCGCGCGCGCGGGAGCGCGCCGACGACCCGACCGGTTGGCGGTTCTCCGATCCCGAGCGCGCGGCAGTCTGGCGGGCGATCGCCGAGCGGCGCGACATCCGCCGCTTCCGGCCCGACCCGCTGCCCGACGAGCTGCTGCTCCGTCTCCTCGAGGCTGCCCACCAGGCGCCGTCGGTCGGACTGATGCAGCCGTGGCGGTTCGTCGTCGTCCGCAGCGAGGAGACGAGGGCCGCGATGCAGGCGATCGCCCTGCGGGAGAGGCTGCGGCAGGGAGAGAGCTTCGACGGGCGCGCGCGGGAGTTCCTCGCCCTCAAGCTCGAAGGCATCCGCGAGGCCCCGCTGAGCCTCTGCGTCTGCTGCGACCGCGGCGCAGACGACGAGGAGGTGCTGGGCCGGCACACGATCCGCGACGCGGACATCTACTCGACCTGCCTCGCGATCGAGAACCTCTGGCTCGCGGCGCGCGCCGAGGGGGTCGGCGTCGGCTGGGTCTCCTTCTACCGCGCCGAGGACGTGCAGGATCTGCTCGGCCTCCCCGCCCGCGTCGTCCCTGTCGCCTGGCTCTGTGTCGGCTACCCCGACGAGCGACCGGTGCGGCCCGGCCTCGAGGCGGCGGGCTGGGGCAGGCGCCTCCCGCTCGACGAACTCGTGTTCGTCGAGCGCTGGGGCCGCTCCCTCGACACGCGGCGCGCGCCCGCTCGTCGCACGGACGGACCGGAGAGCGAGCCGGCCGCGCTCCCGGAATGGTGGCGCAGGCTCGCGTCAGCTGTGCGACCGGGCGATCCGGTAGCGGCGCTGCGGGTGCGAGACGCCTCGGACGACCTCGTGAAGCCGACCGGCAGCCTCGGGGCGCTCGAGACGCTCGCCGAGCAGTTCGGGCTCGTGACCGGCGCGCCGCCTCCTGCCACGCCGCGGGCGGGAGTGCTCGTGCTCGCGGCCGACCACGGCATCGCCGCCCGCGGGGTGAGCCTCTACCCGAGCAGCGTCTCGGCGCAGGTGGCGGCGGCCGCCGCGCGGGGAGAGACGGCGATCGGCGTGCTCGCGCGCGCGCTCGGAGCCGAGCTCGTCGTCGCGGACGTCGGCCTCGCCGGGCCGCGACCGCGAGGAGTTCTCGACCGCCGCGTCGCGGAGGGAAGCGCGGACATGAGCGTCGGCCCGGCGCTCGAGCCGGCGATGCTGCAGCAGGCCGTGGAGACCGGCTACGAGCTTGCGTCCGACCTTGCCGCACGCTGCGACATGCTGCTCGTGGGCGAGATCGGGATCGGCAACACGACCGCCGCGAGCGCGCTCCTCTCGGCGCTCACGGGCCTGCCCGCGACGGAGACCTGCGGCCGCGGAACGGGCATCGATGCGCAGATGCTCCTGCGCAAGCAGGAGCTCGTCGCGACTGCGCTCGCCGTGAACGGGCTGCCCGCCGCCGGCGACCCGCTCGAATGCCTGCGCCGCGTCGGCGGGTTGGAGCTCGCCGCGCTCGCCGGCGCGCTGCTCGGAGCCGCGGCCGCTCGCAGGCCCGTGCTGCTGGACGGCTTCGCGACGGGGGTCGTCGCACTCGCCGCGTACCGGACGGTGCCCGCGCTGCGCGACTACCTGGTCGCAGGCCACCGCTCCGCCGAGCCCGCCCACGCCCGCGTGCTCGTCGAGCTCGGTCTCGAGCCGCTGCTCGACCTGCGGCTGCGCCTGGGAGAGGCGAGCGGCGCCGCGCTCGCGCTGCCGCTCGTCGGACTCGCCGGGCGCTTACACGCCGAGATGGCCCGCTTCGACGAGGCAAACGTCGAGCGGGCGAAGGGGATGGCGTGAGCTGCCAGCCGCAAGCGCAGCGGGGCGTGCGGGCGCGCCGCGAGGTCGGCTTCCGATGGCGCTGACCTTCCTCCTCGGCGGCGCACGCAGCGGCAAGTCGCTGCTGGCGGTCCGGCTCGCGGCCGCGAGCGGAGCCCCGGTGGCGTTCATCGCGACGGCCGAGTCCCGCGACGAGGAGATGGCAGAGCGGATCCGGCG of Gaiella occulta contains these proteins:
- a CDS encoding geranylgeranyl reductase family protein — translated: MERHDVLVVGAGPAGSATAIHLARAGARVLLADRARFPRDKPCGGGLTGRALRQAPCDVSAVVEHVVDRFELRLRFGRSFTRASESPLILMTRRRRLDAYLAEQAQAAGADFRDGSRVDDVEIGRDGVSATVGGVRVHAGAIVGADGANGVVVRSAGLAGGIEHGVALEGNVAWEALPRERYERTAVVELGQPAGGYGWVFPKGDHANLGVGGWGSEGPLLRDHLARLARAHGVAPAALAEVRGHRLPMRRPGRATPAADRVLLVGDAAGLVDPLSGDGMYEAFTSARLAAEAILAEAIGDYPRALAAALDHHAGASWAAKRALDRSPALCFWAARSPGVFGVVAGLLRGDVGHPDEARGLARAPLRLIARRARA
- the cobT gene encoding nicotinate-nucleotide--dimethylbenzimidazole phosphoribosyltransferase produces the protein MSASRDRIARPSLPDGFDDSRARERADDPTGWRFSDPERAAVWRAIAERRDIRRFRPDPLPDELLLRLLEAAHQAPSVGLMQPWRFVVVRSEETRAAMQAIALRERLRQGESFDGRAREFLALKLEGIREAPLSLCVCCDRGADDEEVLGRHTIRDADIYSTCLAIENLWLAARAEGVGVGWVSFYRAEDVQDLLGLPARVVPVAWLCVGYPDERPVRPGLEAAGWGRRLPLDELVFVERWGRSLDTRRAPARRTDGPESEPAALPEWWRRLASAVRPGDPVAALRVRDASDDLVKPTGSLGALETLAEQFGLVTGAPPPATPRAGVLVLAADHGIAARGVSLYPSSVSAQVAAAAARGETAIGVLARALGAELVVADVGLAGPRPRGVLDRRVAEGSADMSVGPALEPAMLQQAVETGYELASDLAARCDMLLVGEIGIGNTTAASALLSALTGLPATETCGRGTGIDAQMLLRKQELVATALAVNGLPAAGDPLECLRRVGGLELAALAGALLGAAAARRPVLLDGFATGVVALAAYRTVPALRDYLVAGHRSAEPAHARVLVELGLEPLLDLRLRLGEASGAALALPLVGLAGRLHAEMARFDEANVERAKGMA